One part of the Nitrospira defluvii genome encodes these proteins:
- a CDS encoding DUF2252 family protein, translated as MNILQATQAYERWSARQAPFVPDDLRLKHAMMTQSAFSFLRATCYRWMEVWPQVCGELTGVPSLRAVGDLHVENFGTWRDSEGRLIWGINDFDEACVFPYTSDLVRLVVSAKLAGRTEHLGVKLDEACDAVLTGYLEGLRAGGRPFVLSEQHPWLREIATSSLRDPVKFWKKMAALPMVQGRVSHEVTNALEQVMPEAGLSYGLRRRVSGLGSLGRLRFVALAEWRGGKVAREAKRLIAAAGLWARGQKGDGAILYQSMLENAVRCRDPFVRMEGPWLLRRLSPYCSRIELTALPKKRDEGKLLYAMGWETANVHLGDQPRIKAVQRDLAARKSGWLRKAAKAMTKVTLVDWSDWAEHHIG; from the coding sequence ATGAACATTCTCCAAGCAACTCAGGCCTATGAGCGATGGTCGGCGCGGCAGGCGCCGTTTGTGCCTGACGATCTGCGCCTGAAGCATGCCATGATGACGCAAAGCGCCTTCTCGTTTCTCCGCGCCACCTGTTACCGGTGGATGGAGGTCTGGCCGCAAGTCTGTGGCGAGCTCACCGGGGTTCCATCGTTGCGGGCGGTCGGGGATCTCCATGTCGAGAATTTCGGCACCTGGCGCGATAGTGAGGGCCGTTTGATCTGGGGCATCAATGATTTTGACGAGGCCTGTGTCTTTCCCTACACCAGCGACCTGGTGCGCCTGGTGGTGAGTGCCAAGCTCGCCGGTCGGACGGAGCATCTGGGCGTCAAGTTGGACGAGGCCTGCGATGCGGTGTTGACCGGTTACCTCGAAGGACTGCGGGCGGGAGGACGGCCGTTTGTCTTATCGGAGCAGCATCCCTGGTTGCGCGAGATTGCCACGAGCTCTCTCCGCGATCCGGTGAAGTTCTGGAAAAAAATGGCGGCTTTGCCGATGGTGCAGGGCAGGGTGTCGCACGAGGTGACGAATGCACTTGAACAGGTGATGCCGGAGGCTGGTTTGTCGTACGGTCTGCGGAGGCGAGTATCGGGCCTGGGCAGCCTGGGGCGTCTGCGCTTTGTCGCGCTCGCGGAATGGCGGGGAGGAAAGGTGGCGCGCGAGGCCAAGCGTCTGATCGCCGCCGCCGGTCTCTGGGCCAGAGGGCAGAAGGGCGACGGCGCGATCCTGTATCAATCGATGCTGGAGAATGCCGTGCGTTGTCGCGATCCGTTTGTGCGCATGGAGGGCCCGTGGCTGCTCCGGAGGCTGTCGCCCTATTGTTCGCGCATTGAATTGACGGCGTTGCCGAAAAAGCGAGATGAGGGAAAACTGCTGTATGCCATGGGGTGGGAGACGGCCAATGTCCATCTCGGCGACCAGCCTCGCATCAAGGCCGTACAGCGCGATCTGGCCGCACGAAAGTCCGGCTGGCTGCGGAAGGCGGCCAAGGCGATGACGAAAGTTACGCTGGTGGATTGGAGCGATTGGGCTGAGCACCATATCGGGTAA
- a CDS encoding SGNH/GDSL hydrolase family protein, with protein sequence MPHRRSIVSTTLITVAITLAILLSLEGLSRILLTVRADLSSQEPDWYQYASDIGWERRPYFKGLVGGERHSHDSSRYLRQFDAQGFFSEDTQQIHDTAHKRILAIGDSNTFGWGVPTRSAFPEVLDDLREDADVINLGVSGYTSFQGYETLAKYFSTVQPDLVIASFSFNDRRVVPSEEAIDSREKFNREALSHQFDLVREKLYLFRVVQSLVSILRPDKHRADSLVQVDARNAKTRVSPEQYRQNLERIARFCRERQVPLVFVLFQDNPAHSEHLRAGITHMNNGQYEQAEAELRVAVNLDNWFSELGRKYLALVLDHRGASEEAKSVATLTLPVGKLMHGGRPLRLDSEYNEIVRIVGREHGATIVEAGQAFAQDASLYLDLAHPDERGHRLVATMLNHALDGLLHNPQVAAQPRAD encoded by the coding sequence ATGCCACACCGACGAAGCATCGTCTCCACAACCCTCATCACAGTGGCGATCACCCTCGCAATCCTCCTTTCCCTCGAAGGCCTGTCGCGGATTCTGCTCACGGTGCGTGCAGATCTGTCGTCACAAGAGCCGGACTGGTATCAATACGCCTCCGACATCGGGTGGGAACGACGCCCCTACTTCAAAGGGCTAGTAGGCGGAGAGCGGCATAGTCACGATTCCTCTCGGTACCTGCGCCAGTTCGACGCGCAAGGATTTTTTTCCGAGGATACACAGCAGATCCACGATACAGCCCACAAACGCATCCTCGCGATAGGAGATTCCAATACCTTTGGCTGGGGCGTGCCGACCCGTAGTGCATTTCCGGAAGTCTTGGACGACCTGCGTGAGGACGCAGACGTGATCAACCTGGGAGTGAGTGGCTATACATCCTTCCAGGGGTATGAAACCCTGGCCAAATATTTCTCCACGGTTCAGCCTGATCTGGTTATTGCGTCGTTCAGCTTCAACGATAGGCGTGTTGTGCCCTCGGAAGAGGCCATCGACAGCCGGGAGAAGTTCAACCGAGAAGCGCTGTCGCATCAGTTCGACCTCGTTCGTGAAAAACTCTACCTGTTTCGAGTCGTACAGAGCCTGGTATCCATATTACGCCCGGATAAGCATCGCGCTGATTCTCTGGTCCAGGTCGATGCCCGCAACGCCAAGACACGTGTCTCACCGGAACAATACCGGCAAAACCTGGAGCGCATTGCACGGTTCTGTCGGGAGCGGCAGGTGCCGCTGGTCTTTGTCCTGTTCCAGGATAACCCCGCACATTCTGAACACTTGCGGGCCGGCATCACTCACATGAACAATGGGCAGTATGAGCAAGCGGAAGCGGAGTTGCGCGTTGCAGTCAATCTGGATAACTGGTTCTCAGAGTTGGGAAGGAAGTACCTGGCTCTCGTCTTGGACCATCGAGGGGCATCGGAGGAAGCGAAGTCGGTGGCGACCCTGACTCTGCCCGTCGGAAAACTCATGCACGGCGGCAGACCACTCCGCCTCGATAGCGAATACAACGAGATCGTGCGGATCGTCGGCCGGGAGCATGGCGCGACCATCGTCGAAGCCGGGCAGGCCTTCGCGCAAGATGCCAGCCTCTATCTGGATCTGGCCCATCCGGATGAACGAGGTCATCGCCTCGTTGCTACGATGTTGAATCACGCGCTCGACGGGCTCTTGCACAACCCGCAAGTCGCAGCTCAGCCACGTGCTGATTGA
- a CDS encoding DUF5989 family protein, with product MNTTTKAHDYYCLITECLMYLKEKKSYWLAPVIFVLMAMSALAFFLEGSVLAPAIYSVF from the coding sequence ATGAATACCACAACAAAAGCGCACGATTACTATTGTTTGATCACAGAATGCTTGATGTATCTCAAGGAAAAGAAGTCGTATTGGTTGGCGCCGGTCATTTTTGTCCTCATGGCAATGAGTGCCCTTGCGTTCTTTCTCGAAGGCAGCGTTCTCGCTCCGGCTATCTATTCGGTCTTCTAA
- a CDS encoding 4Fe-4S binding protein — protein MKVAAASLQPPPLQLITIDRRKEESHGSCKVHTPVHVSPTKRHQYRMIALASVHAYIAFHLISWHVFGIEIWGKTAMMGVPSLAKGTINAASIMVILILGSILIWGRGFCGWVCHMRGAIEFADWILRKLKVRQYLKLREKNVLINTPHRWLLRIGALFVLLLPVIILLHNVGFTPKVNVMAPVPIADLPGYEGKAFAKNTAFFNFDINPTWNDYVLAFGLAVFIQFTMSIVMNLRYGQGAFCRILCPYAPMMVPLMNISPVQAKITRVAQCTGCRDCSNACPQGIDVSREIFHFNGKVTNTECIKCYACIDACDDNVLKDTAAPGVPQTAPLKPYEKRPWQVETIRKDGLLTNARHMQVFEPLGPVADFTSMIVALICGGITSRFGGFWFYPGAIISFIVFRECCRHANAWSSARREKHPVSLVQS, from the coding sequence ATGAAGGTTGCCGCCGCTTCTCTACAGCCCCCGCCACTCCAGCTCATCACCATCGACCGTCGCAAAGAAGAGTCCCACGGTTCCTGTAAGGTTCACACTCCAGTACACGTCTCCCCCACCAAGCGGCATCAGTACCGCATGATCGCCTTGGCATCGGTACATGCCTATATCGCCTTTCACCTGATTTCCTGGCATGTCTTCGGTATCGAAATCTGGGGCAAGACCGCGATGATGGGGGTGCCTTCCCTCGCCAAAGGAACTATCAACGCCGCATCAATCATGGTCATCCTCATCTTAGGCTCAATCCTCATCTGGGGACGCGGATTCTGTGGTTGGGTCTGCCACATGCGCGGGGCGATTGAGTTCGCTGACTGGATTCTACGCAAACTCAAGGTGCGCCAATACTTGAAGCTGCGTGAAAAAAATGTACTGATCAACACCCCTCATCGCTGGCTCTTGAGGATAGGAGCTCTGTTTGTATTGCTCTTGCCGGTCATCATTCTTCTTCACAACGTAGGATTCACACCTAAGGTGAATGTGATGGCGCCGGTGCCAATTGCAGATTTACCTGGTTATGAAGGGAAAGCGTTTGCAAAAAACACCGCGTTCTTCAATTTTGACATCAATCCCACCTGGAACGACTATGTGCTCGCCTTTGGCTTGGCAGTGTTCATCCAATTCACGATGAGCATCGTGATGAATCTGCGCTACGGACAGGGTGCATTTTGCCGGATCTTGTGCCCCTACGCTCCGATGATGGTCCCGCTCATGAACATCTCCCCGGTGCAGGCCAAGATCACGCGTGTGGCCCAGTGTACAGGCTGCCGCGATTGCAGCAATGCCTGCCCGCAAGGCATCGACGTCAGTCGGGAGATCTTCCATTTCAATGGGAAAGTCACAAATACCGAATGTATCAAGTGCTATGCCTGCATCGATGCCTGCGATGACAATGTGCTCAAGGACACTGCTGCGCCAGGCGTTCCCCAAACCGCCCCCCTGAAACCCTATGAGAAACGGCCTTGGCAGGTGGAAACGATTCGCAAAGACGGCCTCCTGACAAACGCCAGACACATGCAAGTCTTCGAACCCCTTGGCCCTGTGGCTGATTTCACATCCATGATCGTCGCGCTGATTTGCGGCGGCATCACGTCACGGTTCGGCGGATTCTGGTTTTATCCAGGCGCCATCATTTCGTTCATCGTGTTTAGAGAATGCTGTAGGCATGCGAACGCCTGGTCGTCCGCCCGTCGGGAAAAGCATCCTGTTTCGCTCGTGCAGTCATAG
- a CDS encoding protein-tyrosine phosphatase family protein: MTAYPLNLPGLVYGSAMPFGLYDPEGRLLPEFRAAAIHAVVLLAEPDECREKTGRDLLAIYRDEGLTVFPLPIPNYGIPVDGRLTDVLRQAHEQAVRGRNLLIHCSAGLGRTALFATLLARSVLGLSGPDALAWLGRHQPGALLTPAQIMLIME; this comes from the coding sequence ATGACGGCATATCCGCTGAATCTGCCGGGCCTAGTCTACGGAAGCGCCATGCCGTTCGGCCTCTATGATCCCGAAGGGAGATTGTTGCCGGAGTTCAGAGCCGCGGCCATCCATGCGGTGGTGCTGCTGGCTGAGCCAGACGAATGTCGTGAGAAAACGGGGCGAGACCTGCTCGCGATCTATCGTGACGAAGGGCTAACGGTGTTTCCGTTGCCGATTCCCAACTACGGCATTCCTGTCGATGGCCGCCTGACCGATGTCCTCCGGCAGGCCCATGAACAGGCCGTGCGGGGGCGTAACCTGCTCATCCACTGTTCCGCCGGGCTCGGGCGTACGGCGCTGTTTGCGACGTTGTTGGCCCGATCGGTCTTGGGACTCTCGGGGCCTGATGCCCTGGCCTGGCTGGGACGCCATCAACCAGGCGCGCTCCTCACGCCTGCGCAAATCATGCTGATCATGGAATGA
- a CDS encoding alpha/beta fold hydrolase, protein MLVFRIVLALGLVGVVGCAGTAPPVRTNSGAHPPQLSDVIPPDQPFTRHLVNVDGLRLSVLEAGTGDPIVFVHGVVTTSNIFPKYVGAYAPEFRGIAVDLRGYGDSEKPPTGFTIERFARDLIGLADALDIKKAVWVGVSMGGMILQQLALDHPERVRALVLVSTTDGAMILDKDIPTIGQSRDYREVSKRMIVDSFPAGTLAKTYQSLLERIPTWNGTVIREALTSMSQFNVHGRLSAITVPTLIMVGAKDDVATPAIAMGIQGQIPGAQLVEFNTGHFMMAEDPDRFRTVLADFLRQLPR, encoded by the coding sequence ATGCTGGTCTTTCGAATTGTGCTCGCGCTAGGACTGGTTGGTGTCGTCGGCTGCGCCGGCACGGCTCCGCCAGTGCGTACCAACAGCGGCGCGCATCCCCCCCAACTATCCGACGTCATTCCGCCCGATCAGCCCTTCACTCGCCATTTGGTCAACGTGGATGGCCTGCGCCTGAGTGTGCTGGAGGCGGGAACGGGCGATCCGATCGTGTTCGTGCACGGGGTCGTGACGACCAGCAATATCTTCCCCAAATACGTCGGCGCCTATGCGCCGGAGTTTCGCGGTATTGCGGTCGATTTGCGTGGCTATGGCGATTCGGAAAAGCCGCCGACCGGCTTCACGATCGAGCGGTTTGCACGCGACCTGATCGGGCTGGCCGATGCATTGGACATCAAGAAGGCGGTCTGGGTCGGCGTGTCGATGGGCGGGATGATTCTCCAACAGCTGGCCTTGGACCATCCTGAACGGGTACGGGCGCTGGTGTTGGTGTCGACCACGGACGGGGCGATGATCCTGGATAAGGACATTCCGACCATCGGGCAGTCTCGCGACTATCGCGAGGTGTCGAAGCGCATGATCGTCGATAGTTTTCCTGCCGGCACATTGGCGAAAACCTATCAGTCGCTGCTCGAACGAATTCCTACCTGGAACGGCACGGTAATTCGGGAGGCGCTCACGTCCATGTCGCAGTTCAACGTCCATGGTCGACTCTCGGCGATCACGGTGCCCACGTTGATCATGGTGGGAGCGAAAGACGATGTAGCAACCCCGGCCATTGCCATGGGGATTCAGGGGCAGATTCCCGGCGCACAGCTCGTGGAATTCAACACCGGCCATTTCATGATGGCTGAAGACCCGGACCGGTTTCGGACCGTGCTCGCGGATTTTCTCAGGCAGCTTCCGCGGTGA
- a CDS encoding pseudouridine synthase, whose amino-acid sequence MAPPPSRKPSPPREAGAPQATSTGRAASASRGETPRVTLDRLLSKLGIASRKQAQEWIRAGRVRINQRIVRQPDTWVEWPGDAVALDEQPLQQSPPRFVLFHKPKGCVTTHHDEQGRRTIFDVLPPEMKRLHAVGRLDQATSGLLLLTNVSTLSSFLTDPRHKIPREYLVTVRGNVTDQVRQAAIDGLEDDGEYLRCAAVTIQKHSGRESHLAVTLTEGKNREIRRLFNALGHEVTRLRRIRYGPFTLGDLQPGAWRELPIADARALLHQGIP is encoded by the coding sequence ATGGCACCGCCACCCAGCAGAAAGCCTTCGCCGCCACGAGAGGCTGGAGCGCCTCAGGCAACCTCGACCGGCCGGGCAGCATCTGCGTCCAGAGGCGAGACCCCACGCGTCACGCTGGACCGTCTTCTGTCGAAACTCGGCATCGCCAGCCGAAAACAAGCGCAGGAGTGGATTAGGGCCGGACGTGTCCGTATCAATCAACGCATCGTGCGCCAGCCGGACACCTGGGTCGAATGGCCCGGTGATGCCGTCGCGCTCGATGAGCAGCCGCTGCAACAGAGTCCGCCGCGCTTCGTTCTCTTTCACAAGCCAAAGGGCTGCGTCACCACGCATCACGACGAACAGGGACGCCGGACAATCTTCGACGTGCTCCCTCCGGAGATGAAACGCCTGCACGCGGTGGGGCGGCTTGACCAAGCGACCAGCGGACTGCTCCTCCTCACCAATGTCTCCACCCTCTCCAGTTTTCTTACCGACCCGAGGCACAAGATCCCGCGCGAGTATCTCGTCACCGTACGTGGAAACGTCACGGACCAGGTGCGGCAAGCGGCCATCGATGGACTAGAAGATGACGGCGAGTACTTACGGTGCGCCGCAGTGACGATTCAGAAACATTCCGGTCGCGAATCTCACCTAGCAGTCACACTGACCGAAGGCAAGAACCGCGAAATCCGGCGCCTCTTCAACGCCCTCGGCCATGAAGTGACCAGGCTGCGCCGGATTCGTTATGGCCCCTTCACGTTGGGCGATCTCCAACCAGGCGCCTGGCGAGAACTTCCGATCGCAGACGCCAGGGCCCTGCTTCACCAGGGTATACCCTGA
- a CDS encoding surface-adhesin E family protein translates to MMLNYLMMIMGAILLIGGPASAEWVLIGGTHKYDGYVDMATIGPSGKTVTFWTLKDFKVDRQIPQGTYRSVKVKKQIDCDARKSRPLQTKYYAGQMAKGRPMQAGKATWEWSRVTPGSDGEAEFKIACKKG, encoded by the coding sequence ATGATGCTGAACTATCTGATGATGATCATGGGGGCGATTCTGTTGATCGGTGGGCCCGCTTCGGCGGAGTGGGTGCTGATCGGCGGCACGCATAAGTATGACGGGTATGTCGATATGGCCACGATCGGGCCGAGCGGCAAGACCGTTACGTTTTGGACATTGAAAGACTTTAAAGTCGATCGGCAGATTCCGCAGGGGACCTATCGGTCGGTGAAGGTCAAGAAGCAAATCGACTGCGACGCCCGGAAGAGCCGGCCGCTGCAGACGAAGTATTATGCCGGGCAGATGGCAAAGGGCCGTCCCATGCAGGCAGGGAAGGCGACGTGGGAATGGTCGCGAGTCACGCCGGGGAGTGACGGCGAGGCAGAGTTCAAGATTGCCTGCAAGAAGGGATAG